One genomic window of Trichlorobacter lovleyi includes the following:
- the msrA gene encoding peptide-methionine (S)-S-oxide reductase MsrA, which translates to MEKATFAAGCFWGVEEAFYDEPGVVATRVGYTGGTLENPTYQQVCSGTSGHAEAVEVSFDPARISYERLLKIFWQAHDPTQLDRQGPDVGSQYRSAIFYHTDEQRIQAETSREAVDHSGRYQRSVVTEVVPAGTFWQAEEYHQQYHRKNGGGCGF; encoded by the coding sequence ATGGAAAAGGCAACCTTTGCAGCAGGCTGTTTCTGGGGTGTAGAAGAGGCGTTTTACGATGAACCGGGTGTTGTTGCCACCAGGGTAGGTTATACCGGCGGCACGCTTGAGAATCCGACCTACCAGCAGGTATGCAGCGGTACCAGCGGCCATGCCGAGGCGGTTGAGGTGAGTTTCGATCCTGCCAGGATCAGTTATGAGCGGCTACTGAAGATCTTCTGGCAGGCCCATGATCCAACGCAACTGGACCGTCAGGGGCCGGATGTCGGTAGTCAGTATCGTTCAGCCATTTTCTACCACACTGATGAGCAACGAATCCAGGCTGAGACCTCCCGTGAGGCGGTTGATCATTCCGGACGCTATCAGCGTTCAGTGGTCACCGAGGTTGTACCGGCAGGCACCTTTTGGCAGGCTGAAGAGTATCACCAGCAGTATCACCGGAAAAACGGCGGAGGCTGCGGTTTTTAG
- a CDS encoding TPM domain-containing protein codes for MRFNAFKLFVLFIMTLGCLAQNVSALDAPPLKGRINDYAGMLSPATARSLEQKLAAFESETTNQVVLLTIPSLEGDVIESFAIRVAEAWKIGQKDKSNGVILILAKKERKIRIEVGTGLQGVLPDITAGQIIRNVIAPELRAGNIDQGISAGLGAIIGATKGEFKATAADKKAAKKRKGSGYGLFIILLLAAIVITAVAGSSSRTAGILAGGVSLPAAAGIGLGAVLWKLGVLALLGGAAGFLISLLMRLINAGGGGGGGSYGGGWGGPTIFYGGGGGSSSSDDGFSGGGGDFDGGGSSDDW; via the coding sequence ATGCGTTTTAATGCCTTCAAACTGTTTGTGCTGTTCATCATGACGCTCGGCTGTCTGGCGCAGAATGTTTCAGCCCTTGATGCCCCGCCCTTAAAGGGCAGAATCAATGATTATGCCGGAATGCTCTCTCCTGCAACCGCCCGTTCACTGGAACAAAAACTGGCCGCCTTTGAGAGTGAGACCACCAATCAGGTCGTACTGCTGACAATTCCGTCATTGGAAGGTGATGTTATCGAAAGTTTTGCCATCCGGGTGGCAGAGGCCTGGAAGATTGGACAGAAAGATAAAAGCAACGGGGTGATCCTGATTCTTGCCAAGAAGGAGCGCAAGATCAGAATCGAGGTCGGCACCGGTCTGCAGGGGGTCCTGCCTGACATCACCGCCGGCCAGATTATCCGCAATGTAATCGCGCCGGAGCTGCGGGCCGGCAACATAGACCAGGGGATCAGTGCCGGTCTTGGCGCAATTATCGGTGCCACCAAGGGGGAGTTCAAGGCCACGGCGGCTGACAAGAAAGCGGCCAAGAAGAGAAAGGGCAGCGGCTACGGCCTCTTCATTATCCTGCTGCTGGCGGCCATCGTCATAACCGCTGTTGCCGGTTCATCCTCCCGCACTGCCGGTATCCTGGCAGGCGGTGTGAGTCTGCCGGCTGCCGCAGGTATTGGCCTGGGAGCGGTACTCTGGAAGCTGGGGGTACTGGCACTCTTGGGCGGTGCCGCCGGATTTCTGATCAGTCTCCTGATGCGGCTCATTAATGCCGGTGGTGGTGGTGGCGGCGGGTCGTACGGTGGAGGCTGGGGAGGGCCGACCATCTTCTATGGCGGCGGAGGCGGCTCATCGTCAAGCGACGACGGTTTTTCCGGTGGAGGAGGAGACTTTGATGGTGGTGGTTCTTCAGACGACTGGTAA
- the ruvC gene encoding crossover junction endodeoxyribonuclease RuvC, which translates to MRVLGIDPGSRITGYGLVEQHGSRLVHLDNGAVFTDKARDFPDRLRLIFEGLSRVIAEYRPDAVAVEDVYVSENVRAALKLGQARGAAIAAAVHAGLPVFEYTASQVKQAVVGQGRAGKEQVQKMVKALLGLPEVAQADASDAVAVAICHINSYQLRQQAGPAVLTSRRSSSWRNYRP; encoded by the coding sequence GTGCGCGTTCTCGGCATTGACCCAGGCTCACGCATCACCGGGTACGGTTTGGTTGAACAGCACGGCAGCCGCCTTGTGCATCTTGACAACGGGGCCGTCTTTACCGATAAGGCCAGGGATTTTCCTGACCGTCTGCGTCTGATCTTTGAAGGGCTGAGCAGGGTCATTGCAGAATACAGACCCGATGCGGTGGCGGTTGAGGATGTCTATGTCTCTGAAAACGTCCGTGCGGCCCTGAAGCTGGGACAGGCCCGGGGCGCTGCCATTGCTGCAGCGGTTCATGCCGGGCTGCCGGTTTTTGAGTACACGGCCTCCCAGGTGAAACAGGCGGTGGTGGGGCAGGGCAGGGCAGGCAAGGAACAGGTCCAGAAGATGGTCAAGGCGCTGCTGGGACTACCGGAGGTGGCCCAGGCCGATGCCTCCGATGCCGTTGCCGTAGCGATCTGCCATATCAATTCATATCAGCTGCGGCAACAGGCCGGCCCTGCCGTGCTGACATCCCGTCGCAGCAGTTCCTGGAGGAATTACCGGCCATGA
- the ruvA gene encoding Holliday junction branch migration protein RuvA encodes MIALLTGQIAHKSPDHVILDVHGVGYRVMIPFSTYYELPEEGQATLHIHTSVREDAILLYGFRTRTEKSFFQLLISVSGIGPKLARDILSNIQPPQLAAALQQGDLHKLSAIPGIGKKTAERLVLELKDKAGKLDSGSIPAGDAVGRTLPEGSILDDVSSALVNLGYKDPQVRKVLAELDCAGSASVEEVLKQALKILMK; translated from the coding sequence ATGATTGCACTCTTAACCGGTCAGATTGCCCACAAGTCACCGGACCATGTCATCCTTGATGTTCACGGGGTCGGCTACCGGGTCATGATCCCTTTCTCCACCTATTATGAGCTGCCTGAAGAGGGGCAGGCCACCCTGCATATCCATACCAGTGTGCGGGAGGATGCCATCCTGCTCTACGGTTTTCGTACCCGTACGGAAAAGTCTTTTTTCCAGTTGCTGATCTCGGTATCCGGTATCGGTCCCAAGCTGGCGCGGGACATCCTTTCCAACATCCAGCCACCTCAGCTGGCTGCTGCCCTGCAACAGGGTGATCTGCACAAACTGTCCGCCATTCCCGGCATCGGCAAGAAGACTGCTGAACGCCTGGTGCTTGAGTTGAAGGACAAGGCAGGCAAACTGGATAGCGGCAGCATCCCGGCGGGTGACGCGGTAGGGCGGACACTGCCTGAAGGTAGTATCCTGGATGATGTGTCTTCAGCACTGGTAAATTTGGGCTACAAGGATCCGCAGGTCAGGAAGGTGCTGGCCGAGCTTGATTGTGCAGGATCGGCCTCTGTTGAAGAGGTTCTGAAACAGGCGTTGAAGATTCTGATGAAATAG
- a CDS encoding 3'-5' exonuclease, protein MKHELNWPKVGGKLGRWAALDTETTGLSPAHGNRVVEVAVVLVEDGVVTKEYHSRINPGPGCCWNTGASSVNGIYPDDVAEAPGPEVVWPQVLELIVGVPVVAHNASFDQQFVKAECERLGLEPPQRWCCTMQRRIRLGKLYWQLFGKKLHNTHAALADTRAVAAIAPLLGIV, encoded by the coding sequence ATGAAACATGAATTGAACTGGCCAAAGGTGGGTGGCAAGCTTGGTCGCTGGGCGGCCCTGGATACCGAAACAACCGGGTTGTCGCCAGCACATGGCAACCGGGTTGTTGAAGTGGCTGTGGTGTTGGTAGAAGATGGTGTGGTGACAAAAGAATACCACTCAAGAATAAACCCTGGTCCGGGTTGTTGTTGGAATACAGGGGCAAGCAGTGTTAACGGTATCTATCCAGATGACGTGGCCGAAGCTCCTGGTCCAGAAGTGGTGTGGCCGCAGGTGCTGGAGTTGATTGTTGGTGTTCCGGTGGTTGCCCACAACGCATCATTTGATCAGCAGTTTGTTAAAGCAGAATGCGAGCGTCTGGGGCTTGAGCCACCACAAAGATGGTGCTGCACGATGCAACGTCGTATCAGGCTGGGCAAACTTTACTGGCAACTTTTTGGCAAGAAACTACATAATACCCACGCAGCACTTGCAGATACTCGAGCAGTTGCGGCAATTGCTCCTTTGCTTGGGATTGTATAA
- a CDS encoding YebC/PmpR family DNA-binding transcriptional regulator: MSGHNKWSTIKHKKGAADAKRGKIFTKIIKEISVAAKLGGGDPAANPRLRTAIDKAKGENMPKDNIERAIKKGTGGMEGVVYEEIVYEGYGPGGVAVLVEVMTDNRNRTVSEVRSIFTKCNGNMGEAGCVAWMFDKKGVISYDTSLDFDQLFEAALEAGAEDVVEEDEQIEVYTEPSSFIEVRDALEAKGFKFQSAEITMIPQTQVALEGKQAESMLKMMDRLEDCDDVQNVYANFDISADEMEKMM; this comes from the coding sequence ATGTCGGGCCATAATAAATGGAGTACCATCAAGCACAAAAAAGGGGCCGCTGATGCCAAGCGCGGCAAGATCTTTACCAAGATTATCAAGGAAATCTCCGTTGCCGCCAAGCTCGGCGGCGGCGACCCGGCTGCAAACCCTCGCCTGAGAACGGCTATTGATAAGGCCAAGGGCGAAAATATGCCCAAGGATAATATTGAGCGTGCCATTAAAAAAGGTACCGGCGGTATGGAAGGGGTTGTCTACGAAGAGATCGTCTACGAGGGATACGGTCCCGGCGGTGTGGCGGTGCTGGTTGAGGTCATGACCGATAACCGTAACCGTACGGTCTCTGAAGTACGCAGCATCTTTACCAAGTGTAACGGTAACATGGGGGAAGCCGGCTGCGTGGCCTGGATGTTTGATAAGAAAGGTGTGATCAGCTACGACACCTCGCTGGATTTTGATCAGCTGTTCGAGGCGGCTCTTGAGGCCGGTGCCGAGGATGTGGTTGAAGAAGATGAACAGATAGAGGTGTACACGGAGCCGTCCAGTTTCATTGAGGTGCGCGATGCGCTTGAGGCAAAAGGCTTCAAGTTCCAGAGTGCCGAGATCACCATGATCCCCCAGACTCAGGTGGCCCTTGAGGGCAAGCAGGCAGAAAGCATGTTGAAGATGATGGACCGGCTTGAAGATTGCGATGATGTCCAGAATGTGTATGCAAACTTTGATATCTCGGCGGATGAGATGGAAAAGATGATGTAA
- a CDS encoding tyrosine-type recombinase/integrase, whose translation MSLTAAAIDAAKAGEKDRKMFDTDGLFLLVTKKGQKWWRFKYRYQGKEKQISLGTYPEVTLAKAREERNDCRKLVAAGADPSALRKSKKVTATQAKTFRDVATNWISHHKPGTPGEGRDWSSSYATQVENRLERHVLKRIGHELFDTITPGRISAILDPLSPDIQHRIARDIYRVFAYGRIKEGYPDLSNPAADLVEVLKKRPKRKNFTAIIEPLQLGGLLRACDCYGGSFVVRMYLRLAVLFFQRPTELRLARWNEFDLESRTWTIPAARMKSGEPHIVPLADQAVALLEELRPVTRGKRNSLLFPGERKRGNTDERPISDATGTAALADMGYRDRQTVHGFRASARTMLDQEHHVPEKFIELQLDHLTKAPNGTAYDRTSFLPERREMMQLWADYLDRLKQMHLNAASKKSSAGALVVDRQDIAVGKASRPTAGRRNRRVKSGVSVVKPNQANAIQAGENETL comes from the coding sequence ATGTCACTGACGGCAGCAGCAATCGACGCAGCAAAGGCAGGCGAAAAAGACCGGAAGATGTTCGACACCGACGGCTTGTTCCTACTGGTGACCAAGAAGGGCCAGAAATGGTGGCGCTTCAAATACCGCTACCAGGGCAAGGAGAAGCAGATTTCGCTGGGCACCTACCCCGAAGTGACACTCGCCAAGGCTCGCGAAGAGCGCAACGACTGCCGCAAACTGGTCGCGGCTGGCGCCGACCCATCAGCACTCCGTAAAAGCAAAAAGGTGACTGCAACCCAAGCCAAAACCTTCCGGGATGTCGCCACAAACTGGATCAGCCACCACAAACCAGGCACTCCAGGCGAAGGCCGCGACTGGTCTTCCTCTTATGCCACACAGGTTGAAAATCGCCTGGAGCGTCATGTGCTCAAGCGGATCGGCCACGAGCTGTTCGACACGATCACCCCCGGACGCATCTCCGCTATCCTCGACCCGCTCTCGCCTGACATCCAGCATCGAATCGCTCGCGACATCTACCGTGTATTCGCCTATGGCCGTATTAAGGAAGGCTATCCAGACCTATCCAACCCCGCTGCCGACCTCGTAGAAGTGCTTAAAAAACGTCCAAAACGTAAAAATTTTACCGCAATCATTGAGCCTTTGCAGCTTGGCGGCCTGCTGCGGGCCTGCGACTGCTATGGTGGTTCGTTTGTGGTGCGGATGTATCTCAGACTGGCGGTCCTCTTTTTCCAACGCCCCACCGAGCTTCGTCTGGCGCGCTGGAATGAGTTCGACCTCGAAAGCCGCACCTGGACTATTCCAGCCGCGCGTATGAAATCAGGAGAGCCTCATATCGTGCCCTTGGCAGATCAAGCAGTGGCGCTGTTGGAGGAATTGCGGCCAGTAACTAGGGGCAAGCGTAACAGCCTGCTGTTCCCTGGCGAGCGCAAGCGCGGCAACACTGACGAGCGACCGATCAGTGACGCAACCGGCACCGCTGCATTGGCTGACATGGGTTATCGTGACCGTCAAACCGTGCATGGTTTCCGCGCCTCTGCCAGGACCATGCTTGACCAGGAACATCATGTGCCGGAAAAATTCATCGAGCTCCAGCTTGACCACCTAACCAAGGCCCCAAACGGTACAGCCTATGACCGGACATCGTTTTTACCGGAACGCCGGGAGATGATGCAGCTATGGGCAGACTATTTGGACAGACTCAAACAGATGCACCTGAATGCGGCCAGCAAGAAGTCAAGCGCTGGCGCGCTCGTGGTTGACCGCCAAGATATCGCCGTCGGCAAGGCCAGCAGACCAACCGCAGGCCGCCGCAACCGACGCGTCAAGAGTGGCGTGAGCGTTGTCAAACCGAACCAGGCGAACGCTATACAGGCTGGTGAGAACGAAACGCTTTAG